Proteins encoded together in one Aminipila butyrica window:
- a CDS encoding sensor histidine kinase, which translates to MTIWQSFMGTLMENATVLTLMSLFSPVYTKSKGRFISAIIISAVVVTFGEYIHLPIVIRFIVNYGFAAVFYSLFFHRKLQYTLFEFLFAIDVSIVIEFLLIVLQNFFWPGNLEVWQSFVHLGILLGLSIVCTKFVRMVISFQAFYETYRQSFCLVTISIFAVLLLELFIWDTARYSLYANLGLICLFILMWLVLNFYLLKVLVTDERKKTLVSAYEQYEETTETLLDCLYSDQHEYNRHLQTILRMCEENDTTKTEIMTYVMEMGQNEDKEKQQIFLCPAGSGLINGLIYTKAKEAADNNIKLIHLSESKVPSFPCLNYELIELLGNLLDNALEYLKKQPKNKAKEIYLDLGYDQGKVFIKVKNSYYAATTESEFWVKKGYTTKSSSKHGYGLYNVKQIVAKYKGDFNIFTEALYINICIYFENSNGKSDSI; encoded by the coding sequence CATTAATGGAGAACGCTACTGTCCTAACTCTTATGAGTCTTTTCAGCCCAGTGTATACGAAATCAAAAGGTCGCTTCATTTCAGCAATTATCATTTCAGCTGTCGTTGTAACCTTTGGTGAATATATACACTTACCGATTGTTATTCGTTTTATTGTAAATTACGGGTTTGCCGCCGTTTTCTATTCGCTGTTTTTTCATCGCAAGCTGCAATATACACTATTTGAATTTCTATTTGCAATAGACGTCAGTATAGTCATTGAATTTTTACTTATTGTATTACAAAACTTTTTTTGGCCAGGCAATCTTGAAGTTTGGCAAAGCTTTGTGCATCTGGGCATTCTACTGGGGCTCTCCATCGTCTGCACCAAATTTGTTCGCATGGTAATAAGTTTTCAGGCTTTTTATGAGACGTATCGGCAGAGCTTTTGTTTGGTTACTATCAGCATTTTCGCTGTTCTTTTGCTAGAACTTTTTATTTGGGATACGGCACGATATAGTCTATACGCTAACCTAGGGCTAATTTGCTTGTTTATCTTAATGTGGCTAGTTTTAAACTTTTACTTGCTTAAAGTTCTGGTTACCGATGAGCGCAAAAAGACTTTAGTTTCAGCATATGAACAGTATGAAGAAACTACAGAAACCCTTTTAGACTGTTTGTATTCGGATCAACATGAATATAATAGACACCTGCAAACAATTTTAAGAATGTGTGAGGAAAACGATACAACGAAGACGGAAATCATGACATATGTCATGGAAATGGGACAAAACGAGGATAAAGAAAAACAACAGATCTTTCTTTGTCCTGCCGGAAGTGGGCTGATAAATGGCTTGATTTATACCAAGGCAAAAGAGGCCGCCGATAACAACATAAAGTTGATTCACTTATCAGAGAGCAAGGTTCCTTCTTTTCCTTGTCTCAATTATGAATTGATAGAACTCCTAGGAAACCTCCTTGACAATGCATTGGAATACTTGAAAAAGCAACCTAAAAACAAGGCAAAAGAAATTTATCTGGACCTTGGATATGATCAGGGTAAAGTTTTTATTAAAGTAAAAAATTCTTACTATGCAGCCACTACGGAAAGTGAGTTTTGGGTAAAAAAAGGCTACACGACAAAATCAAGTTCAAAACACGGCTATGGGCTTTACAACGTAAAGCAAATTGTGGCGAAATATAAAGGTGATTTTAATATTTTTACAGAAGCACTGTATATCAACATCTGTATTTATTTTGAGAACTCTAACGGAAAATCAGATTCAATATAA
- a CDS encoding PadR family transcriptional regulator — MAIDKGLLSGSTTTLILKLLEETDRYGYEMIEALSEKSDHTFDLKAGTLYPLLHNLEKKQLVESYEEKAGTDRTRKYYHLTPKGKKVLQEKQQEWIVYTNAVNKVLNGGLSYAAI, encoded by the coding sequence ATGGCTATAGATAAAGGCCTATTATCTGGCAGCACTACAACTCTTATTTTAAAGCTGTTAGAAGAAACAGATCGATATGGATATGAAATGATTGAAGCCCTATCAGAAAAATCGGATCACACCTTTGATTTAAAGGCAGGTACTCTGTACCCGCTTTTACACAATTTAGAAAAAAAGCAGCTGGTAGAATCCTATGAAGAAAAAGCCGGAACAGATCGAACTCGCAAGTATTATCACTTGACACCAAAGGGCAAAAAGGTATTGCAAGAAAAACAGCAGGAATGGATTGTTTATACCAATGCAGTTAATAAAGTGTTGAACGGAGGACTCAGCTATGCAGCCATTTGA
- a CDS encoding FtsW/RodA/SpoVE family cell cycle protein codes for MQPFDEITRYRDTVCQQIRWKKAQVGVSTEIENHLCDQRDAYMANGDDEKRATTKAITQMGDAVWIGQELDKTHRPKPQWTLIALTGILMGIGMLVHYFIDTAESSHYTFSPLPFIVAWVLFVACYFIDFSVFGRYPLQFYMATLILSIAGISLSTATYYGQAFWVLGPFSISFAYLSLLFPVAFALLVYAMRSRGYWGILLSGIGFFPLAIILLMTPTLVGFVSYTLSALCVLCFAISRGWFKVHKTRGLLLVLLPTFTTLTFSLLFLAQYYTQRFWSFFHPDQNPFGTGYVYNLIRDFLSQAQFFGQGDFPESGVVPASLPFIKTVYPLTFLAHQFGVVFLAVIIVFLAIFAVFSLYKAWKEKSVLGALIALSIALTFILQCTFYLAANLGYGLIAPLSLPFISYGKSALFLNAALTGFMLSIFRTGEAYEEHQITSRRELAFISYKDGTLSIRLKG; via the coding sequence ATGCAGCCATTTGATGAGATAACAAGATACAGGGACACCGTTTGCCAGCAAATTCGCTGGAAGAAAGCCCAGGTAGGTGTTTCAACTGAAATCGAAAATCACCTCTGCGACCAGCGGGATGCTTACATGGCAAACGGAGACGACGAAAAAAGAGCTACGACCAAAGCCATTACACAGATGGGAGACGCCGTGTGGATTGGCCAAGAACTAGATAAAACCCATCGGCCAAAACCCCAGTGGACTCTAATTGCGCTGACAGGTATCCTCATGGGGATTGGTATGCTGGTGCACTATTTTATTGATACCGCCGAAAGTTCTCACTATACCTTCAGCCCGTTGCCTTTCATAGTGGCCTGGGTTCTGTTTGTAGCCTGCTATTTTATCGATTTCTCTGTGTTCGGTCGATACCCTCTTCAATTCTACATGGCTACTCTTATCCTTTCGATAGCAGGGATTTCATTGAGCACAGCAACGTATTATGGCCAGGCATTCTGGGTGCTAGGACCCTTTTCCATCAGCTTCGCCTATTTGTCCCTGCTCTTTCCTGTTGCCTTTGCTCTACTGGTTTATGCCATGAGGAGCCGAGGCTATTGGGGGATTTTATTAAGCGGTATAGGATTTTTCCCTTTAGCTATAATTTTATTAATGACGCCAACCCTTGTGGGGTTTGTTTCATATACCCTTTCTGCCTTATGTGTGCTGTGCTTTGCCATAAGCCGAGGCTGGTTCAAGGTACATAAAACACGCGGCTTATTGCTTGTGCTCCTGCCAACTTTTACGACACTGACCTTCAGCCTTCTATTCCTAGCACAATATTATACTCAAAGATTTTGGAGTTTCTTTCATCCTGATCAGAATCCATTCGGCACTGGATACGTATATAATCTCATTCGAGACTTTCTATCACAAGCCCAATTCTTTGGCCAAGGTGATTTCCCTGAAAGTGGAGTTGTTCCGGCTAGCTTACCCTTTATTAAAACGGTCTACCCCCTCACCTTTTTAGCGCATCAATTTGGGGTTGTCTTTTTAGCTGTCATCATAGTTTTTTTAGCAATATTTGCTGTCTTCAGCCTATATAAAGCATGGAAGGAAAAGAGCGTCCTAGGCGCCCTTATCGCCCTGTCCATAGCGCTTACTTTTATCCTTCAATGCACATTCTACCTTGCTGCTAACCTGGGCTACGGATTAATCGCGCCCTTGTCCTTACCATTCATTTCTTATGGGAAGTCAGCCTTGTTTCTCAACGCGGCTTTGACTGGCTTTATGTTATCTATATTTCGCACGGGAGAGGCCTATGAAGAGCACCAGATAACGTCCAGAAGAGAATTAGCTTTCATTTCCTACAAAGATGGAACCTTAAGCATCCGTTTAAAAGGTTGA